One genomic region from Bactrocera tryoni isolate S06 chromosome 3, CSIRO_BtryS06_freeze2, whole genome shotgun sequence encodes:
- the LOC120772251 gene encoding glutathione S-transferase D1-like, with the protein MGKIDLYAIGGSAPSRAVLLTLKALNVPFEYKLVNLLTGENRSPEYLAINPHGTVPTLVDDGEILTDSHAIITYVVDKYGTDDSLYPKDLVLRAKVNQVLFYEATVVFDRTFLTISKAVFNNNNVIPFAKIDAIYKVYEQLEGFLQAHPYVAGEQLTVADFSLVATVTALFTYAELDTGKYPKIHEWVRRLEELPYYAEANGAGLKQYRDLVKAIGFKVLR; encoded by the coding sequence atgggaaaaattgATTTGTACGCAATTGGTGGAAGCGCGCCGAGTCGAGCTGTTTTACTAACTTTGAAAGCATTGAATGTGCCCTTCGAATACAAACTTGTCAACTTATTGACTGGTGAGAATCGATCACCGGAATATCTCGCCATTAATCCACATGGCACAGTACCAACTTTAGTTGACGACGGAGAAATACTCACTGATTCCCATGCTATTATTACATATGTGGTAGACAAATACGGTACTGACGACTCACTATATCCAAAGGATCTAGTCCTTCGCGCCAAAGTCAACCAAGTTTTATTCTATGAAGCCACCGTGGTTTTCGATCGCACATTCCTCACGATTAGCAAAGCTGTATTTAATAACAACAATGTGATTCCGTTTGCCAAAATTGATGCCATTTATAAGGTATATGAGCAGCTGGAAGGTTTCCTGCAAGCACATCCATACGTGGCTGGCGAACAGCTAACGGTTGCCGATTTCTCACTCGTGGCTACGGTAACAGCCTTATTTACTTACGCCGAACTCGATACGGGTAAATATCCGAAAATCCATGAATGGGTTAGGCGACTGGAGGAGCTGCCGTACTATGCCGAAGCAAATGGTGCTGGATTGAAGCAATATCGTGATCTTGTAAAAGCAATTGGTTTTAAGGTGTTgcgttaa
- the LOC120773040 gene encoding eukaryotic translation initiation factor 4 gamma 2, whose amino-acid sequence FVNEALRHQTVTSANVVLASCKAEFQILYPQVNEKVFTIPHSTLSDHFSQPYDDPRQRWDQTSDRYSGTIAQDRIVKSSTIEGGSSTGDTSIGGSGLHLAITAHQTDTERFNDNSCNRGGGGGGVSVSCGGQSPPTPTVGKTLLNTSPNLLPITTASDTFNNLKNLVKIDKGSNPTNGNTNSGGSSYRPKGNNVGGYKNNSNLAHTIGVSPTSTDERGLISGNGSGSSGSGIVAGGRAGAGSSSGYISSTYNRNSAKIRQYDSDVSPRPRRTYQGDSSSSRYYNKNSDTLGQGPKSVGTSGNGTLSGAGIGRAIIGNEGNGGRGSYNADGSNNRRYNNQSSSDGGYNSANRNINSTGGGGNSYRQQQGNRYENSNGQQRSYGNSSNANYNSNYSNKQGYGSRSGYNDGNVNARSNHREDYGSNNYREYDDTPRSRYNTGNNSNSNSLERGNNGRYKPSEQGNGNGHIPSALRQGGISIEDRYDRASNSADVGRAYSNRTPPIRGGNVSGSGSVPGAHSSTPTSINSASSSSRGISPNSAGATAGTQHPSPSPTPPPPSAGRWVPPSLRPQHGLSQTEKNDAVFRKVRGILNKLTPEKFQELSDELLKLDLNSILILNGVILLIFDKALDEPKYSSMYAQLCKRLSEEAPSFEKDPNSSCTFLRLLIAVCRDKFNNRLKRDNADGDNNNQFNKVHRPESQANLGENDTDEEERRHLAKQRMLGNVKFIGELHKLDMLSTNVLHQCIMELLDKKKKRSASQQEMCEDMECLAQLLKTCGKVLDSEQGKELMNQYFDTLERRSKSTDYPPRIRFMLKDVIELRENNWIPRKVATTEGPVPIKQIRTDDDTIIRTPFAQRNRDMRNNDRDGDSWMNRFHINLQPGFNDMFSSLSVTGASPIVSPFVGNNSNRPYNGRERNQGGRDGNNYNNRYNKHNNQNGGSGGNREDGRGGRNGHMGRDGDSSGPSHYGNGGANSLLNSKELAPRFKRNLMSTNQDPVENLQMRPAANSLLFKAASQNHKLPAMLPISTPPTGSSGFGNNSSSRSGAPSKDQLSNTQYPLLGTPTSHLINPARPSSTPSAEYESEKHVQTASLGLTLERGLKATSSSPNFGAANNANSEKVKPTDNNTDYPNMSDTAYKKRSSTPVDPQQLVTKQGSVEKIAGVGANKQKKDKAFNKEEVLKKTTIYVKDNFFYDSDDDEDTTITDSPANDQEGDHNDSGVASSNASDSIQGKQFTNLVDGFLDLKVPEKCMKDVCINIIMDVLEKAEDKYLNRVIIFMQALRKQCNIKPNIILEVFKQVINKMNEREALNPRIATHVAGLLSRAVGDAGLLKLTDIANYTDNGQHYPLFLLVLQQLHKSIGKEPLAEKFRESKIDLMNSLPEVDRNKTRLGEILDDRNLAFLYPLLKVQAEMYKQLTSDPNPAAFYKWIKVNVDSKFYKDVGFINALMTVIVKYITQETTLAEGTDTKKHPDRATIEKEESLLLKYCQILQTFLGGSNELQLIAIYALQVFCYNENFPKGMLCRWFKYLYEAEVIEEETFILWKEEISDKYPGKGTALFQVNNWLTWLQEAESEDDDD is encoded by the exons TTTGTCAACGAAGCGCTACGACATCAGACAGTTACGTCAGCAAACGTCGTGTTAGCTAGCTGTAAAGCAGAATTTCAAATTCTTTACCCACAAGTTAACGAAAAAGTTTTCACCATTCCTCATTCAACGCTTAGTGATCACTTCTCGCAGCCTTACGACGACCCAAGGCAACGTTGGGATCAAACCAGCGACCGTTATTCAGGCACAATAGCGCAGGACAGGATCGTGAAATCAAGCACCATTGAGGGAGGCAGCAGCACCGGTGACACCAGTATTGGCGGCAGCGGTTTACACCTTGCAATAACGGCTCATCAAACTGATACTGAGCGTTTTAACGACAATTCGTGTAACCGAGGAGGAGGAGGCGGCGGCGTTAGCGTCAGCTGCGGCGGCCAATCCCCGCCCACACCAACGGTTGGTAAAACTCTGTTAAATACAAGTCCCAATCTTTTGCCGATTACCACTGCGTCGGATACttttaacaatttgaaaaatttagtcAAGATTGATAAGGGTTCCAATCCAACAAACGGTAACACCAATAGTGGTGGTAGTAGTTATCGCCCAAAAGGGAATAACGTTGGTGGTTATAAAAATAACTCAAACCTTGCCCATACAATCGGTGTTTCTCCTACATCTACAGACGAACGTGGTCTAATTTCCGGTAACGGTAGCGGTTCATCTGGTTCAGGAATCGTTGCTGGAGGGCGTGCTGGAGCAGGAAGCTCTTCGGGATATATTAGTTCAACTTATAACAGGAATTCCGCCAAAATTCGTCAATACGATTCGGACGTAAGCCCACGACCTCGACGAACTTACCAGGGTGACTCGTCGTCGTCGCGTTACTATAACAAGAATAGTGACACTTTGGGACAGGGCCCCAAATCAGTTGGTACAAGCGGTAACGGCACTCTAAGTGGTGCTGGTATCGGACGTGCTATCATAGGTAACGAAGGTAACGGCGGACGCGGCTCATACAACGCCGACGGAAGCAACAACAGACGTTATAACAATCAAAGTTCGTCAGATGGCGGCTACAATAGTGCTAATCGTAATATAAATTCAACCGGTGGCGGAGGCAACAGCTATCGCCAGCAGCAGGGCAACCGTTACGAGAACAGCAATGGGCAACAGCGGTCTTATGGCAATTCCTCAAATGCCAATTACAATAGTAATTATTCAAATAAGCAAGGCTATGGATCACGTTCTGGCTACAATGATGGAAATGTAAATGCGCGATCAAATCACCGTGAAGACTACGGTAGCAACAACTATCGAGAGTACGACGACACACCACGTTCACGTTATAATACCGGAAACAACAGCAATTCTAATAGTCTTGAACGGGGCAACAACGGGCGATACAAGCCCTCTGAACAGGGTAACGGCAACGGTCATATTCCGTCTGCCTTAAGACAGGGTGGTATTTCAATAGAGGATCGTTACGACCGTGCTTCTAATTCGGCTGATGTTGGTCGAGCTTATAGCAATCGCACTCCACCGATTCGCGGCGGAAATGTTTCTGGCAGCGGCTCAGTACCAGGTGCACACTCTTCAACACCAACTTCGATAAATTCAGCGTCATCGTCGTCACGTGGCATATCACCCAACTCAGCTGGTGCCACAGCCGGAACACAACACCCTTCACCATCACCCACGCCACCGCCCCCATCTGCAGGTCGCTGGGTGCCACCATCTTTGCGTCCACAACATGGACTTAGTCAGACCGAAAAGAACGATGCTGTCTTCAGAAAG GTCCGCGGTATATTGAATAAATTAACTCCAGAGAAATTTCAAGAACTCAGCGATGAATTATTGAAACTCGACTTAAACTCCATTCTCATTTTAAATGGTGtgattttgttgatttttgatAAAGCTCTAGATGAGCCGAAATATTCGTCTATGTATGCACAATTATGCAAACGCCTCTCCGAAGAAGCTCCATCTTTTGAAAAAGACCCCAACAGTTCATGTACCTTTTTAAGGCTGCTAATCGCTGTTTgtcgtgacaaatttaataatcGCCTCAAACGTGACAACGCCGACGGTGACAACAATAATCAATTTAACAAAGTACATCGACCAGAGTCACAAGCAAATCTTGGCGAAAATGACACCGATGAAGAAGAGCGGCGTCACCTGGCCAAACAGCGCATGCTGGGTAATGTTAAATTCATTGGTGAACTCCACAAATTGGATATGTTGTCAACAAATGTCCTACATCAGTGCATCATGGAATTGCTGGACAAGAAGAAGAAGCGTTCAGCCTCACAGCAGGAAATGTGCGAGGACATGGAGTGCTTGGCACAGCTGCTCAAGACGTGCGGGAAGGTCCTGGATTCAGAACAGGGCAAAGAGCTGATGAATCAATATTTCGATACCTTGGAACGCCGATCAAAATCGACTGACTATCCGCCTAGGATACGCTTCATGTTGAAGGATGTCATCGAGCTGCGTGAAAACAACTGGATACCCCGTAAAGTGGCGACCACTGAGGGACCCGTGCCTATTAAGCAGATCCGCACCGACGATGATACAATTATTCGTACACCGTTCGCACAAAGGAATCGCGATATGCGCAATAATGATCGCGACGGTGATAGCTGGATGAATCGTTTCCATATAAATCTGCAACCAGGCTTTAATGACATGTTTAGTAGTTTAAGCGTAACTGGTGCTTCGCCGATTGTTTCACC ATTTGTTGGTAATAACTCCAATCGCCCTTATAATGGACGTGAGCGCAATCAAGGTGGACGTGATGGCAACAATTACAATAACCGttataataaacataataaCCAAAATGGTGGATCCGGTGGAAATCGTGAGGACGGACGAGGTGGCCGCAATGGGCACATGGGGCGAGATGGTGACTCCTCTGGCCCATCACATTATGGCAACGGCGGTGCAAACTCGCTGCTGAACAGCAAAGAACTTGCACCACGCTTCAAACGTAATTTGATGTCGACCAATCAGGATCCTGTAGAAAATCTGCAAATGCGTCCTGCTGCCAATTCGCTTCTTTTCAAAGCTGCGTCACAAAATCATAAACTGCCAGCTATGTTGCCAATTTCGACACCGCCCACAGGTAGCAGTGGCTTCGGCAATAACAGCTCCAGCCGCAGCGGTGCTCCCAGCAAGGATCAACTGTCCAACACACAATATCCGTTACTTGGCACTCCTACCTCGCACCTAATAAACCCCGCACGCCCCTCGTCGACTCCATCTGCCGAATATGAGAGCGAAAAGCATGTTCAAACCGCCAGCTTGGGCTTAACTTTAGAGCGAGGTCTAAAAGCTACTTCTTCCTCACCAAACTTCGGCGCAGCGAATAATGCTAACAGTGAAAAAGTAAAACCTACCGACAATAATACAGATTACCCCAATATGTCGGATACTGCTTATAAAAAACGTAGCTCCACACCGGTAGATCCACAACAGTTGGTCACCAAACAAGGTTCCGTGGAGAAGATTGCTGGCGTCGGTGCGAATAAACAGAAGAAAGATAAAGctttcaataaagaagaagtgtTGAAGAAAACCACAATTTATGTTAAAGACAATTTCTTCTACGATTCCGATGACGATGAGGATACAACTATCACTGACTCCCCAGCTAACGATCAAGAAGGAGATCACAATGATAGCGGCGTTGCTAGTTCGAATGCCAGCGACAGCATCCAAGGCAAGCAATTTACTAATCTAGTAGATGGATTTTTGGATCTCAAAGTGCCTGAGAAATGTATGAAGGATGTCTGCATTAATATCATAATGGATGTGCTGGAAAAAGCCGAAGACAAGTATTTGAATCGTGTAATCATATTCATGCAAGCCTTACGTAAGCAATGCAATATCAAGCCCAATATCATATTGGAAGTTTTCAAGCAAGTTATTAACAAAATGAACGAACGTGAAGCTTTAAATCCGCGCATTGCCACACATGTTGCTGGCCTGTTGAGCCGCGCCGTTGGCGATGCTGGTCTACTCAAATTGACCGATATTGCCAACTACACAGACAACGGTCAACATTATCCGCTATTTCTGCTCGTGCTGCAGCAACTGCACAAGTCCATTGGCAAGGAACCGCTGGCTGAGAAATTCCGTGAAAGTAAAATCGACTTAATGAACAGCCTACCGGAAGTGGATCGCAATAAGACGCGTTTAGGCGAAATATTGGACGATCGCAACTTGGCTTTCCTCTATCCATTACTAAAAGTACAGGCAGAGATGTATAAGCAACTCACAAGCGATCCAAATCCCGCAGCATTCTATAAATGGATCAAAGTCAATGTAGATTCCAAATTCTATAAAGATGTCGGTTTTATTAACGCCCTCATGACAgttatagtaaaatatataacacaA gAGACAACTCTAGCAGAAGGTACCGACACCAAAAAACATCCAGATCGTGCCACCATTGAGAAAGAGGAATCGTTGCTGCTCAAATATTGCCAAATTCTGCAAACATTCCTGGGTGGCAGCAACGAACTGCAATTGATTGCTATTTATGCACTACAAGTGTTTTGCTATAACGAAAATTTCCCCAAAG GTATGCTTTGCCGCTGGTTCAAATATCTCTATGAAGCCGAAGTAATCGAAGAGGAGACATTTATTTTATGGAAGGAGGAAATTTCAGACAAATACCCTGGCAAGGGAACTGCATTATTCCAAGTTAACAACTGGCTGACTTGGTTGCAAGAGGCCGAATCTGAGGATGACGATGACTGA
- the LOC120772396 gene encoding glutathione S-transferase 1, with protein MTSKLILYGTKKSTPTRTVLLTLKALDLDFEFREVNIFAKEQMQPEFVEKNPQHTVPTLEDGAHILVDSHAIAGYLVRKYGKDDTLYPADFYARAVVDHRLYYEAATLFATCMKQITGPLFQQNITDIPKEKFEQIRNAYTLLEIFLTKSTYMAGEHLTIADFSIVSTVSVLSATFVAVDSNKWPKLAEWLKRMEALPYYAEISDAALKEYAELVHNKLPKQYEKLWKKAYKEIKSSRQ; from the coding sequence ATGACATCGAAATTGATCTTATATGGCACGAAAAAGAGCACACCGACACGTACCGTCTTGCTCACGCTTAAAGCACTCGACTTAGACTTTGAATTTCGTGAGGTGAACATCTTTGCCAAAGAACAAATGCAGCCGGAATTTGTAGAGAAGAATCCCCAGCACACAGTACCCACGCTTGAGGATGGTGCACACATACTTGTGGACTCGCATGCCATTGCCGGTTATCTGGTACGCAAGTATGGCAAGGATGACACACTCTATCCAGCTGATTTCTATGCGCGCGCCGTAGTGGATCATCGTCTATACTACGAAGCAGCCACATTGTTTGCCACTTGCATGAAGCAAATCACCGGTCCACTCTTTCAACAGAACATCACCGATATACCAAAAGAAAAGTTCGAGCAAATACGAAATGCTTACACTTTGCTGGAAATATTTCTTACTAAAAGCACATATATGGCTGGTGAGCATTTGACCATCGCCGATTTCAGCATTGTTTCGACGGTCAGCGTATTAAGTGCCACATTTGTAGCTGTCGACAGTAACAAGTGGCCGAAGTTGGCGGAGTGGCTGAAGCGTATGGAGGCGCTTCCTTACTATGCGGAAATCTCGGACGCTGCTTTGAAGGAATACGCGGAACTGGTGCACAACAAATTGCCGAAGcaatatgaaaaattgtggaagaagGCATATAAAGAAATCAAAAGCAGTAGACAGTGA